One window of Candidatus Latescibacter sp. genomic DNA carries:
- the tyrS gene encoding tyrosine--tRNA ligase has translation MQNAYDVLMERGLIEQVSDEEALRESFEKECITLYAGFDPTGDSLHLGHLFPLLCLARLQRLGHRPIGLVGGATAMIGDPSGKSEERQLLGEEEIEANSARIKIQLERFLDFSGKNAALMVNNADWTKGATYLEWLRDVGKYFSVNYMLSKESVRRRIEDRVQGISYTEFSYMLIQANDFLQLYDRYGCKLQVGGNDQWGNITAGIDLIHKTRHIQAYGITFPLLTTAVGDKFGKSEGNAVWLDPEKTSPYALYQYWIRTDDRDVIRYLKIFTFLSLKDISELEHSVVNDPEKWEAQRMLAEESTRMIHGEAGLRKAERASQVLFGEGEITDFSDRELLDIFADVPSSSVGRGELEKGIGVLTMFTRAGLSKSNSQALQMIKQGGIYVNNVRTEDQRMVLTPTNLASRSIMMLRAGKKRYHMVKVE, from the coding sequence GTACGATGTCCTCATGGAACGCGGCCTGATCGAGCAGGTTTCCGACGAGGAGGCGCTCCGTGAGAGTTTTGAAAAAGAATGTATCACCCTGTATGCCGGGTTCGATCCCACCGGTGACAGCCTGCACCTCGGTCATCTTTTCCCGCTGCTCTGCCTGGCAAGACTTCAGAGGCTTGGCCATCGTCCCATTGGTCTTGTCGGCGGCGCCACCGCCATGATCGGCGACCCCTCCGGGAAATCGGAAGAACGTCAGCTCCTCGGCGAAGAGGAGATCGAGGCCAATTCGGCGCGGATTAAAATACAGCTCGAGCGGTTTCTCGATTTTTCCGGTAAAAATGCCGCCCTCATGGTCAACAACGCCGACTGGACGAAAGGAGCGACATATCTTGAATGGCTCCGCGATGTGGGGAAGTATTTTTCGGTCAATTACATGCTGAGCAAGGAATCGGTGCGGAGGCGCATCGAGGATCGCGTCCAGGGGATATCCTATACCGAATTTTCCTATATGCTCATCCAGGCGAACGATTTTTTGCAGCTCTACGACCGCTACGGCTGCAAGCTCCAGGTGGGCGGCAACGACCAGTGGGGGAATATAACTGCAGGGATCGACCTTATCCATAAAACAAGGCATATCCAGGCTTACGGCATCACCTTTCCGCTTCTGACCACCGCCGTCGGAGATAAATTCGGGAAAAGCGAAGGCAATGCTGTCTGGCTCGATCCGGAAAAAACCAGCCCCTACGCTCTCTACCAGTACTGGATCCGAACCGATGACCGGGATGTGATAAGGTATCTGAAAATTTTTACCTTCCTTTCACTCAAAGATATTTCCGAGTTGGAGCATTCAGTTGTGAACGATCCGGAAAAATGGGAAGCGCAGCGTATGCTCGCCGAGGAATCCACCCGCATGATCCATGGCGAAGCAGGATTGAGGAAAGCGGAGCGGGCTTCGCAGGTTCTTTTCGGCGAGGGAGAAATCACCGATTTCAGCGACCGCGAGCTGCTCGATATTTTTGCGGATGTGCCCTCGTCCTCAGTGGGGCGCGGGGAGCTGGAAAAAGGCATCGGGGTGCTGACCATGTTTACCCGGGCGGGTCTTTCCAAATCGAACAGCCAGGCGCTTCAGATGATCAAACAGGGCGGAATATATGTAAACAATGTCCGGACGGAGGACCAGCGCATGGTACTCACTCCGACAAATCTTGCCAGCCGATCGATCATGATGCTCCGTGCCGGGAAAAAGAGATACCATATGGTAAAGGTGGAATAA